The following DNA comes from Centroberyx gerrardi isolate f3 chromosome 4, fCenGer3.hap1.cur.20231027, whole genome shotgun sequence.
CCTAACTTCATTTTAGCTATGCCAGTCTGGTTTACACTTGTCTCAAAGGCACACTAATCCAAACCAGCAcatccaaaaaaaagaaagtacagTTGGAGAAAACCACAGTGAGGGACTTTCCAGGGAACAGTTCTTCAGGTTATCTGTAGCTGCAGAACAACTGTATGACTGATTTCAGAAAATACGGTCTGGACATGCTGTGTAAAAGTATTAGTCATAATGAATAGCAGATTTGTTATTTTAGGTAACTTGATACACAAGTTTACTTTTTGTTAACCTTGTTTGTATATCCCATTGTCCCTTTTGTCATGTTGCCATTTAGGCCATAGGCTATATCAGTACTTCTCCACTAACCCTTGTTTTAGGCCGTTCTTGTTTCCCATGTGATGTAAAACTGTCAGTCGCATGCATCAGCTTTTTGTCATCCATTTGGCAACAAAGTACATTTGTTGAAACTAGGTTAGTTGCTATGACGCAGGTATGCTTTCCGCCCCCAAAACACCACATCTCAGCGACTCGGGTATCACAAAAAAGCCCCACTTTTCAGGCGTATTTAACATGGAAGTTGGAAGAAATTCTATAGAAAGTACATTTCCGAATTCCGACAGctcttgaaggcagcatcattTGCTTAGGGGAAAGACCCAGCTCCACTCCAGACTGTAGACACCCACTCGACCAAAGCTCTTGTTATGTTGTATCCAGATTGGACTTCCTCATTTACTGTCTATGGCGTCCCAATTGAAGAGGCAGTAAGACAGTTAGACAGTTTGTCATTTGCTTGAAGCTGTAATCTAACGTAAAGAGCCACCGAGTCAAAAGTGAGTGAAAAGGACGAACTTTTACTTAGCTGTTAGCTAAATTGTATTCATCTTAGCGCTAACTGTTTGTGTGCTAACTATGCTGGAGAGCTAACTTATTGTTAGCaatagctagctaactgttatTAATAACAGTTAACAAATACGCCGTTAGCTTATTTGTTTTGGTTCACATGTTGGGCAAGTGTTGATTCACCAAAGaccctttttttaaaaaaaatatataacgttatatattttttgagtGAATGAGTATTGTTATTAGTGATTTGTGGTGCAAAGCTAACGTTACTATTGTCGTTGTTCTTGCTTAAATTAAACTTCAGCAAATGCGCCAGTGATCATCGATGGATTACTTCGGAAAAATGATTGGTGGGCCAAACGCTGATCTGGTCATCCTGAGCTTCCTCTGTCAAACGGACTGTGGAATTTCAGAGTTCCAGAAGGAGCTTCGCTCCCTGGGCGAAGAACTGAACTTCACCCGGGACATCAACTCCAACGGCCCCTGGAGAGACAGCCATGAAGATGGGCAGCTTGAATCTGATGGCCACTGTCCCAGCAGCATCATAGGCTCTCTTGGAGATATTCAGCCTCAAGTGGAACTGGACTGGCCTGGTGAGTTTCTGTGCTATTAACTGTAACAATTTAGGCTGTATTATCAATCGCACAAGCACGACAAACAGTGGCCATATAATAGATTAGTTGTTTCACTTTCCTTGCCAAAACTCACATTTGTAGATAACCCTAAACCAAAGTTTCAGTCCATTGCAATATATCCAAACAAATGAAGGTTTCACTTTCCTTGTAAACAATGGCAGTCTGATAAGCATAGCATAAAACCTACACTTTAAGCACACTAGTGACTCTCCATTCTCCACTCTCATTGTGGTGTCTCATAGGGAAAGTAAACCGTATCAGACAGTCCAGAGGTCTTGGTGTTGACCTTCAGATCTCTGTAAAATTTGCTTTCAGATTAAACCCTTGCCTTGTGAAACCAGCAGATTCACGCACAAGAATAGGATGTTCCACCAGGATAAACAAACTCAGCAGTGACTCAAAGTGAAAGGAGGAAGTGACGATAAACGATTCGATGAACCGAAACCATAGTTGTTTTTTCTCACATGATGAAGAAAAATACCCAGAGACAGACTGCATACTTACTTGCATCCAACGTTTCTGCGTTTCTCACTAacgttgtttttcttttttgaaacCTGCACACCCAAATGATATGCGTTGCAGAGGTTGAATTGGTTGTCATATGAGTCATATCTAAGTTCATGTTTGATTGAAATATTGTGTGAAGAGTCAGACGCAACAGGCTCATTAGTGTATGTTCATCATGCGTGAGTACAtttctctcctctattctcctTCCTGTTGAATCCAGAAATTGGATTAAACTTTGAAACCTAAAACTTTAGGATGACTAAAGCCTACTGATGTTCAGCCTGTCTGTTTCCCTCCAGTGAACCCTGGAGAAGCAGAGGCCCTTAGGCAGGTCGCAGTGGAGCTGAAGGAGATTGCAGACCAGCTTGAACACAGCGTTGTGGCTCAAGCTACCCAGAACCTGTCCAGGAGCCTGTCAAACTCCCCCATGACAGTAAGTCTGCCCTGAGCTCACAAAGTTCTGTATTGTTGCTGCCATGATGGTCATTGTGTACTGTAGATATGGCATacagcagtgttggggaagctact
Coding sequences within:
- the bida gene encoding BH3 interacting domain death agonist isoform X2; amino-acid sequence: MDYFGKMIGGPNADLVILSFLCQTDCGISEFQKELRSLGEELNFTRDINSNGPWRDSHEDGQLESDGHCPSSIIGSLGDIQPQVELDWPVNPGEAEALRQVAVELKEIADQLEHSVVAQATQNLSRSLSNSPMTWKQLLALEVEWAVRQGPYVGLEHLPQERIIVALTLTLVKGVCERAPRLLRDLFTAALQYISPAMAR
- the bida gene encoding BH3 interacting domain death agonist isoform X1, encoding MDYFGKMIGGPNADLVILSFLCQTDCGISEFQKELRSLGEELNFTRDINSNGPWRDSHEDGQLESDGHCPSSIIGSLGDIQPQVELDWPVNPGEAEALRQVAVELKEIADQLEHSVVAQATQNLSRSLSNSPMTQWKQLLALEVEWAVRQGPYVGLEHLPQERIIVALTLTLVKGVCERAPRLLRDLFTAALQYISPAMAR